A segment of the Macadamia integrifolia cultivar HAES 741 unplaced genomic scaffold, SCU_Mint_v3 scaffold2233, whole genome shotgun sequence genome:
gagaaaaaaaaaaatttcaaactgaATCTGTACAATCAACTACATGTGGCTAGCTTCAAAGAATTGAATCTTCACTTAACAGACAAGTAGTGAATTATTAAATAACAAAATGAACCTTAGTACATAATTCGATGCCCAAGACATATCCAAGTAccaagtatgtgatgaaaacAGAACCTGTGCGAAACCCATTAGGGGATAAATCCTCTGCGCTCACAAGAAAATTGCCAGCCGCATTGTTCACGAGAATATCAAGCCTACCAAAATGCTTGACAGTTGACTCTAAAACTCGTTTTGCATCTTCCTGCTTGCGAACATCCCCTTCAAGCCCAATAGCCTGAAACACAAACAAGAAACGTAATATAATTGTATAGTCCATTGCTCAAACCAGATTCCAGAACCAGATTAAAATCTCAAGCTTCCCATTTATTGGCAAA
Coding sequences within it:
- the LOC122066096 gene encoding peroxisomal 2,4-dienoyl-CoA reductase [(3E)-enoyl-CoA-producing]-like, with translation MESPFKADILKGKVALLTGGGSGIGLEMATQFGKHGAAVSIMGRRKHILDSAIASLQSQGIRAIGLEGDVRKQEDAKRVLESTVKHFGRLDILVNNAAGNFLVSAEDLSPNGFRTGSVFITYLVLGYVLGIELCTKVHFVI